One stretch of Pyrenophora tritici-repentis strain M4 chromosome 4, whole genome shotgun sequence DNA includes these proteins:
- a CDS encoding Myosin-tail-1 multi-domain protein produces MSTQFPDGNAADAPHVGDASGSDANPTAGATISPGKSARSFARPTVASTARSSALPRATGSANLRQISNPAVPGAFGNEQLEQQGYDADSDNDEADITQIHHLVPSRPLSPVVDAQDSSDSFQPSPPNVTTTRGRAGFQYPALRQRSDAQRTDNPFTYQTEDGNHTSYALSPPTWDPLPSPTPRTEGTTSKPVRKVIGYVIPKTDLPQGSQPTLAAYEYDANGEPRLVGELDEAFVKGSTTEAGEKLYQFCFDTVHTLHNDLANLQERLTDAQEDLIDERVAKLNSEKQVKFLTNQLQEVRGSLHVANQDLQSKLDTAERRAERYLQRKEEYKTALNQESTAHGETKEKLKAYASTARPSLRGKPHDSISDESDGPVSVRRHRSATKLSPDAPLPATTQRRSKQPEPAVFEGPTGTKASTYQKWKLDMQSWFRAHPYPFANNEEEQLDYIRMKTTGVAWDNISSGWFVEGDEFHTAQEAWDILDACYGRLNTRLDAHNFYEKEGFMKPGETITSYLARFKAGTSGAAERSTS; encoded by the exons ATGTCCACCCAGTTCCCAGACGGCAATGCCGCCGACGCGCCCCATGTGGGAGACGCCTCGGGCAGCGACGCCAACCCTACCGCCGGTGCAACGATCAGCCCCGGTAAGAGCGCGAGGTCTTTCGCTAGACCTACCGTGGCTTCCACCGCCCGCAGCAGCGCCTTGCCACGCGCTACCGGGTCCGCCAACTTACGCCAAATCAGCAACCCAGCTGTACCTGGCGCCTTCGGAAACGAGCAGCTAGAGCAGCAGGGCTATGACGCCGACTCAGATAACGACGAGGCCGACATTACCCAAATCCACCATCTAGTACCATCGCGCCCGTTATCACCTGTCGTAGACGCTCAAGACTCTAGCGACTCCTTTCAACCGTCCCCGCCTAACGTCACTACAACCCGCGGCCGCGCAGGCTTTCAGTACCCCGCTCTCCGACAGCGGTCGGACGCCCAGCGCACTGATAACCCCTTTACGTACCAAACAGAAGACGGCAACCATACTAGCTACGCCCTCTCTCCGCCTACATGGGACCCGCTACCCTCGCCTACGCCACGCACAGAGGGGACTACCTCAAAGCCCGTCCGCAAAGTCATTGGCTACGTAATCCCCAAAACTGACTTGCCTCAAGGCAGTCAGCCAACTCTAGCCGCCTATGAGTACGACGCCAACGGCGAGCCCAGGCTAGTAGGAGAACTTGACGAAGCTTTTGTTAAAGGCTCAACCACGGAAGCTGGAGAGAAACTCTACCAGTTCTGCTTTGACACCGTCCACACCCTACATAACGACCTCGCCAATCTTCAAGAGCGCCTGACGGACGCTCAGGAAGACCTCATCGACGAGCGCGTCGCCAAACTCAACTCCGAAAAGCAGGTAAAGTTCCTTACAAACCAGCTTCAAGAGGTGAGAGGCAGCCTCCACGTAGCCAACCAAGACCTCCAGTCGAAACTCGACACCGCTGAGCGACGAGCCGAACGCTACCTCCAGCGCAAGGAGGAGTACAAGACCGCCCTTAACCAAGAGTCTACCGCGCACGGCGAAACCAAAGAAAAGCTTAAAGCCTATGCTAGCACCGCGCGCCCATCTCTACGCGGCAAACCGCATGACTCCATCTCTGACGAATCAGATGGACCCGTTAGCGTACGCCGCCACCGCTCAGCTACCAAACTTAGCCCTGACGCTCCGCTGCCCGCCACAACGCAGCGACGATCTAAACAACCTGAACCCGCGGTCTTTGAGGGCCCTACAGGCACAAAGGCCTCTACCTACCAGAAATGGAAACTCGACATGCAGAGCTGGTTCCGTGCCCATCCGTACCCTTTCGCCAACAACGAGGAGGAGCAACTAGACTACATCCGCATGAAAACCACCGGCGTAGCCTGGGATAATATCTCGAGCGGATGGTTTGTCGAAGGAGACGAGTTCCATACTGCACAAGAAGCGTGGGATATCCTCGACGCCTGCTACGGCCGTTTGAATACCCGCCTAGATGCCCACAACTTCTACGAAAAGGAAGGCTTCATGAAGCCTGGTGAGACTATCACCTCCTACCTGGCCCGCTTCAAAGCCGGC ACCAGTGGCGCAGCCGAGCGGAGCACCTCATGA
- a CDS encoding OmpH multi-domain protein: MAGIAQHVLRYDMIYGTCVLLFFGFVPNWRLFPGNSSHPDERAFSITVTEIATLTQEPSTITTKIPDTVYSTVTKQVTSVSRYVNYLTKYTHYPIDPATPCVTYTHTYSSYPVATPIWNETTAAVVSPDDTTTGFLLGWGTWIFYSMWVIANIFLVYYIFARPIPDKLDELEYSLVLQKGLLESEQKRHLETREWTDKLATLLLEFKKKNDTLDLRVKVADILFQKLGIYEEGSPEPDNETLAEMVEAKICEISALRLERKRLAQANAIHVAAKSYLEKEIRERLNRDWSAQLNQKQAEVNHWRHYFTQNADEAMKKTQNLLEENKEIQDLREELRRFRGENHVFNEELYEKRQEIERLKLLVKYGPNVSKFI, from the coding sequence ATGGCGGGCATTGCTCAGCATGTATTGCGGTACGACATGATCTACGGAACATGCGTTCTGTTATTTTTCGGATTTGTACCCAATTGGCGGCTGTTTCCTGGCAATTCTTCCCATCCTGATGAACGCGCCTTCTCCATTACAGTCACCGAAATTGCGACTTTAACCCAAGAACCCAGCACGATCACGACCAAGATTCCCGACACTGTTTATTCCACTGTTACGAAGCAGGTGACATCTGTCTCCCGTTACGTGAACTACCTTACGAAATACACTCACTACCCGATTGATCCAGCAACACCGTGTGTAACATATACGCATACCTACTCCTCCTACCCGGTAGCCACGCCTATTTGGAATGAGACAACCGCGGCAGTTGTTTCTCCAGATGATACAACGACCGGATTCCTTCTGGGATGGGGCACCTGGATCTTTTACTCTATGTGGGTCATCGCGAATATTTTTCTGGTATACTACATCTTTGCAAGACCCATACCGGATAAGCTAGACGAGCTCGAATACAGCCTAGTGTTGCAGAAGGGTCTTCTTGAGTCAGAGCAAAAGAGACATTTGGAGACAAGGGAATGGACGGATAAGCTTGCAACCCTGCTATTAGAATTCAAGAAAAAGAATGATACGCTGGATCTCCGTGTTAAGGTGGCGGACATCTTGTTTCAAAAACTTGGTATTTACGAGGAGGGCAGTCCGGAACCCGATAACGAAACACTTGCAGAAATGGTCGAAGCCAAGATCTGTGAGATATCGGCCCTAAGGCTGGAGAGGAAGAGGCTTGCCCAGGCCAACGCCATCCACGTAGCGGCAAAATCATACCTTGAAAAGGAGATTCGGGAACGCTTGAATCGCGACTGGAGTGCCCAGTTGAATCAAAAGCAGGCAGAGGTGAACCACTGGCGCCACTATTTCACCCAGAACGCGGATGAAGCCATGAAGAAAACGCAAAATCTTCTAGAGGAAAACAAGGAAATCCAGGATCTTCGGGAGGAGCTCAGGAGGTTTCGGGGTGAAAACCATGTCTTTAATGAAGAGCTATATGAAAAGAGACAAGAGATCGAAAGACTAAAATTGCTTGTGAAGTACGGTCCTAATGTATCAAAGTTCATATAA
- a CDS encoding GlcG, protein, involved in utilization glycolate and propanediol — MAPTASATAAVPTLTQSGARVALEAAEQHALDVGVPMSVAVVDAHTHLLAFTRMDGAKITSINTAMDMAFTAAGNRIPTSAYQETPWPGSATSGIGNTIMGRFTTLGGGVPILSAAGDILGAIGCSTGTSMQDEAAAKAGRDAVLEVIRKEKEAEDIRLHEERQAVLTLWKEKEEEVGSLREELEGMDRSSKRIRLDGGRSGSASVASSMAGRRSSTQTGVAPDTPPEDAALHPSFVGEVSVGRY; from the exons ATGGCCCCAACAGCATCAGCAACCGCCGCAGTACCGACACTGACACAAAGTGGGGCACGGGTCGCCTTGGAAGCAGCAGAGCAGCATGCGCTCGATGTTGGAGTACCAAT GAGCGTAGCTGTAGTAGATGCGCACACACACCTTTTAGCCTTCACACGCATGGATGGCGCGAAAATAACTTCGATAAACACTGCCATGGACATGGCATTCACCGCCGCCGGGAACCGCATCCCCACCTCCGCATACCAAGAAACACCATGGCCGGGCAGCGCGACTTCGGGCATTGGCAACACAATCATGGGTCGCTTCACCACGCTCGGTGGCGGCGTGCCTATTCTCTCGGCTGCGGGAGACATACTGGGCGCAATAGGCTGTTCTACCGGCACAAGCATGCAAGATGAAGCCGCGGCGAAAGCGGGCAGGGATGCGGTGCTAGAAGTCATAAGGAAGGAGAAAGAAGCAGAGGATATACGGCTACACGAGGAGAGGCAGGCTGTGCTTACATTGTGGAAAGAAAAGGAAGAGGAAGTGGGCAGCCTGCGGGAAGAACTAGAGGGAATGGACAGGAGCAGCAAGAGGATAAGGCTCGATGGAGGGCGATCGGGCAGCGCAAGTGTTGCCAGCAGTATGGCAGGAAGGAGGTCGAGCACACAGACAGGTGTGGCACCAGATACGCCGCctgaagacgctgcgctGCATCCCAGCTTTGTTGGAGAAGTTTCCGTGGGACGATATTAA
- a CDS encoding Periplasmic protein TonB, protein MRSVIAFGVAALAGSAFAAPQGYGDIGNVVENVHVVVETVVHTVYLGDDVPGPSPTTPCTTSTPVPQPTPEAAYAPPIISFVYPAPPPPAPTSSTPTPTPTPTPEYTPEPAPPAPTSETPPPAPTATAATPAPSSGGYIDIVLEWRSKMGLPALEIDLKLQANALKTIQDAGGAMVHELNQGTMAQVMAPGECTLEGFGGCYLGGWLCEKPQLQGLDGVCHKASKGWQYNGQTDHAEILISTNYGKIGCSCDMNMWACDLA, encoded by the coding sequence ATGCGTTCCGTCATCGCTTTCGGTGTCGCTGCCCTTGCTGGCTCTGCCTTTGCCGCTCCCCAAGGATACGGTGATATTGGCAACGTCGTAGAGAATGTACACGTTGTCGTCGAGACGGTCGTACACACCGTCTACCTCGGCGACGATGTCCCAGGCCCTAGCCCGACCACCCCCTGCACTACCTCTACTCCCGTCCCCCAGCCAACTCCTGAGGCTGCCTACGCTCCTCCCATCATCTCTTTCGTCTACCCTGCTCCCCCTCCTCCCGCGCCTACCAGCTCTACCCCTACTCCTACTCCTACTCCCACCCCCGAGTACACTCCCGAACCCGCTCCTCCTGCTCCTACCAGCGAGACTCCTCCTCCCGCTCCCACCGCCACTGCCGCAACTCCGGCTCCTTCCTCCGGTGGATACATCGACATTGTCCTCGAGTGGCGCTCAAAGATGGGTCTTCCCGCGCTCGAGATCGACCTTAAGCTCCAAGCAAATGCTTTGAAGACCATCCAGGATGCTGGTGGTGCGATGGTCCACGAGCTCAACCAAGGAACCATGGCCCAAGTTATGGCTCCTGGAGAATGCACTCTCGAGGGCTTCGGTGGATGCTACCTCGGTGGCTGGCTCTGCGAGAAGCCCCAGCTCCAGGGTCTTGATGGTGTCTGCCACAAGGCCTCCAAGGGATGGCAATACAACGGTCAGACCGACCACGCTGAGATCCTCATCAGCACCAACTACGGCAAGATTGGTTGCAGCTGCGACATGAACATGTGGGCCTGCGATCTCGCATAA
- a CDS encoding 40S ribosomal protein uS14 has translation MSHESIWNSRPKNYGKASIGCVVTGDKKKSGIIRKYGLNMSRQAFREHAKDIGFVKYR, from the exons ATGTCGCACGAATCGATTTGGAACTCGCGTCCCAAGAACTACGGCAAAGCCTCGATTGGCTG TGTCGTTACCGGCGATAAGAAAAAGTCTGGTATCATTCGCAAGTACGGACTCAACATGAGTCGTCAGGCTTTCCGCGAACATGCCAAGGATATTGGCTTTGTCAAG TACCGATGA
- a CDS encoding ubiquitin multi-domain protein: protein MLGTPLNCELGEGEVVVNNDLRISFHRTIRVPDNDQKSFLPPDLGAYPLKPIQAYSKKMPTEMTSKGGLFFPMYQSEAMWINFECRKSQHYIIKIYVGGVNAISGEAAVEDAGTKLRRQAKLARQHANVDAASSLQDYIIVPGQKWLDGIAEADGSVRQFVAMPFGSGYSVESQVTGKDAAGGIQFEITPYKPPQVASNTQRSANGHQKSFSIFVKTLTGKHITLSVWKEDTISMIKDMIQVKEGIPLSQQRLIFNGKQLEDGRTLADYGIENEFTIVLVLNLRGGGTGPPLEMAVAAGGKIKQGIVADKLADHWQSARTTVLNVQILNSAVYRTVTGEDPPTMPIDAKTYARHGLPFYDLYEEQSGISGDFSMIKSIGQIDHKEDDTATPKIVKIGEQATQLRVGLTNPNGPLRGFRTASDLKKEYEGFHVVQF, encoded by the exons ATGTTGGGCACACCCCTCAACTGTGAGCTAGGAGAAGGCGAGGTTGTAGTGAACAACGACCTGCGCATCTCCTTCCACCGTACGATTCGAGTTCCAGACAATGATCAGAAGTCCTTTCTTCCACCGGACTTGGGTGCTTATCCACTCAAACCCATACAGGCTTACAGCAAGAAAATGCCAACGGAGATGACTTCCAAGGGTGGCCTCTTCTTCCCTATGTATC AGAGTGAAGCGATGTGGATCAACTTCGAATGTCGCAAATCTCAGCACTATATAATCAAGATCTACGTGGGCGGTGTCAATGCCATCTCTGGCGAGGCTGCAGTGGAGGACGCTGGCACGAAGCTCCGTCGCCAGGCGAAACTAGCAAGGCAGCACGCCAACGTTGACGCCGCTTCGTCTCTCCAGGACTACATCATCGTTCCAGGTCAAAAATGGCTGGATGGTATCGCGGAAGCAGACGGCAGCGTTCGACAGTTTGTGGCTATGCCGTTCGGCAGTGGCTATTCCGTCGAGTCGCAGGTCACCGGCAAGGATGCTGCTGGTGGCATTCAGTTCGAGATCACTCCATACAAACCGCCTCAAGTGGCTTCCAACACTCAACGCTCTGCAAATGGTCATCAGAAAAGCTTTTCGATCTTCGTAAAAACGTTGACTGGAAAACACATAACTTTGAGCGTCTGGAAGGAAGACACGATATCCATGATCAAGGACATGATCCAAGTGAAGGAAGGCATCCCTCTTAGTCAACAGCGCCTCATATTTAACGGTAAACAACTAGAAG ATGGACGCACGCTTGCTGATTATGGAATTGAGAAC GAATTCACTATTGTTCTCGTTCTCAACCTCCGTGGCGGAGGCACTGGTCCACCCCTAGAGATGGCCGTCGCGGCTGGCGGGAAAATCAAGCAAGGGATCGTGGCAGACAAACTTGCAGACCACTGGCAAAGCGCTCGGACAACCGTCCTCAATGTTCAGATCCTAAACTCTGCCGTCTACCGTACAGTCACCGGCGAAGATCCTCCCACGATGCCAATCGATGCGAAGACATATGCGCGACACGGACTACCCTTCTACGACCTGTACGAGGAGCAGAGCGGCATCTCCGGCGACTTCAGCATGATCAAGTCTATTGGTCAGATTGATCACAAGGAGGATGATACTGCCACACCCAAGATTGTTAAAATCGGTGAGCAAGCGACTCAACTTCGCGTCGGCCTGACGAATCCCAATGGTCCTCTTCGCGGATTCAGGACTGCTAGCGATCTCAAAAAGGAGTATGAGGGATTCCATGTCGTCCAATTCTAG
- a CDS encoding PH domain containing protein: MAEEKPPQLSIEPVSKPLDLIPVVIKEAALDSPTFRATAVHYGDQIELIERWLDGFIRATSKLASECNTMQMLVDTYIQTSHPPLQLSEAVVDHDYTVLALKRFGEGAREFWNSTLRSMKKAETAMCEPLRAFLQNDLRVLKEARKNLDQTQRAFDGAIARYAGQVKTKEPSSLREDAFQLHEARRAYLTASMNFCVLAPQVRLTLDKLLVKVVHEQWRDMKNATDASGKGFAAWTSDVERVRGWSKEMENGERVFKRELHLARQQIEGAAETSARPSRDLDSYAASTVPYLGTAPSSANLQSPAKPDFGIEKAEKQGWLFQRTITGKPARTYWVRRWFFVKNGIFGWLTQGTRSGAVEESEKIGVLLCGIRPAFAEERRFCFEVKTKDTTILLQAETQNDITEWISSFEVAKRKALEDTSKDLSGAGSIDAAFSISPPIAPEFAAKTSEGNTDDVAGTDRPDSLGLPGNDGLAVRGSFDVPARRGTTVEGDSSRRDHTTRIMEKLDLTRKSTVSPQLSGSNPSSASGGIASLISASLASASHNMVQVGQIAAPAPGLPDTRLVMGQTLPYTSLAPSTLASPPAPTNLSKAAVAVSGERGLGTGRSGNMPGGLMANLWGSVNWGYVNILGREEDLSTRDRSQSGPPSPINPSPVEWPNNEKADVAPKPTVPAGAAHRKSASMGGPVPAIVKTTPDEEDFPADYPLALRMQDAQFRILFPTVPRAEKVVLVFRAVWNPTEQQEFPGRVYVTTKDVYFYSNHLGLVLVTGISMASIDEVTAAPGKDCDFLFLHFKTGSRDDGATRITVKTFLEPLKLLLRRMNYLVRNTSTAQTLEETINRLIRFEADDGHHSAGEDGWEEVSPDTPMDPGYGGKNMKTSLRIDGNLFGPSGASAAKNAAKFKLPSQPVVFAPAGMTEVAVEKDYEISAKAMFHILFGDKSAVFQLLYRERRASRVVQGPWITSEKNLQRRDFEYEILQPSKNGAVVINDYQVIEVMNDHLCYVVSDRKTPWYLPGHERFVLLSKIVITHVSKARCKLALHTKVDWKRNPRFAKKLIERQALQDMELEAQDLVDVVNDQVARLGHNRSTNKVTGIFGQIGVQTQAVQLDAQDIPPPNRPRKFKLRPQTTASFIAQLIGNIVISVLSTVMSWILAIVAGLGKVISAHSLLFGLLLVSGGANFFYTSRDSWSWWNERNAANYLSRLGVGPSTTMTRSIYIRDIEESFLNTNTSIGLSVPLSTTDNKCHQTFTTLLNDPSSINPSQSFFSPSTQSTRRLHRTRQNLGTHRHDLLVALRVVNRIEKEVVEAEYENWLLDETHKCSKVGKLLETAAKKGKEKHVEDWVKGYCGDCERSLKVVEQGRKGLM, from the exons CGATGGCTCGATGGCTTCATCCGCGCCACCTCGAAGCTTGCCTCAGAATGCAACACCATGCAGATGCTTGTAGATACATATATCCAGACATCACACCCGCCACTGCAGCTCTCCGAAGCCGTCGTCGACCATGACTACACCGTCCTGGCCCTTAAGCGCTTCGGCGAGGGCGCACGCGAGTTCTGGAATAGCACACTGCGAAGCATGAAGAAAGCAGAGACGGCCATGTGCGAGCCACTGCGAGCTTTCCTTCAAAACGACCTGCGCGTGCTAAAGGAGGCGCGCAAGAACTTGGACCAAACACAACGAGCCTTTGACGGAGCCATTGCACGTTATGCGGGACAAGTCAAGACCAAGGAGCCGTCATCGCTAAGGGAAGACGCCTTCCAACTGCACGAGGCGCGGCGGGCGTACCTCACAGCCAGCATGAACTTCTGTGTCTTGGCCCCGCAAGTGCGCTTGACGTTGGACAAGCTTCTGGTCAAGGTCGTCCACGAGCAATGGCGCGACATGAAAAACGCCACAGACGCATCAGGCAAGGGCTTCGCTGCGTGGACTTCGGATGTAGAGCGTGTGCGCGGATGGAGTAAGGAGATGGAAAACGGCGAGCGCGTCTTTAAGAGAGAGCTCCATCTAGCACGACAGCAGATTGAGGGCGCCGCCGAAACCAGCGCACGACCATCACGAGACCTAGACTCATACGCTGCCTCCACGGTTCCCTATCTCGGCACCGCGCCATCGTCGGCGAATCTGCAATCCCCAGCGAAGCCAGATTTTGGGATTGAGAAGGCTGAGAAACAGGGCTGGCTCTTCCAGCGCACAATCACAGGCAAGCCAGCGAGGACCTACTGGGTCAGGCGGTGGTTCTTCGTCAAAAACGGTATCTTCGGTTGGCTTACACAAGGCACTCGGTCTGGTGCAGTGGAAGAGTCTGAAAAGATTGGAGTGTTGCTATGCGGCATCCGACCAGCGTTTGCAGAAGAGCGTCGCTTCTGCTTTGAGGTCAAGACCAAGGACACCACTATCCTGCTCCAAGCCGAGACTCAGAATGACATCACCGAGTGGATCTCTTCGTTTGAGGTTGCCAAACGCAAGGCCCTCGAAGACACATCCAAAGACCTGTCAGGTGCTGGATCTATTGACGCTGCATTTTCCATTAGTCCTCCCATTGCCCCTGAATTCGCCGCCAAGACTTCAGAGGGAAACACTGACGACGTTGCGGGCACGGATCGCCCAGACTCGCTGGGTTTGCCCGGTAATGATGGTCTTGCAGTACGCGGTAGTTTTGATGTGCCAGCTCGGCGAGGCACTACAGTCGAAGGCGATAGTAGCCGACGCGACCATACTACGAGGATCATGGAGAAATTAGACCTGACCCGCAAATCAACTGTAAGCCCCCAGCTGAGTGGAAGCAACCCTTCTTCCGCCAGTGGAGGCATCGCTTCTCTTATTTCCGCGAGCCTTGCTTCAGCTAGTCATAACATGGTACAGGTCGGTCAAATCGCTGCTCCCGCCCCTGGGCTCCCAGATACTCGACTCGTCATGGGCCAGACGCTTCCTTATACCAGTCTTGCGCCTTCTACGCTGGCCAGCCCGCCTGCACCGACGAATCTTAGTAAAGCTGCCGTTGCGGTAAGTGGTGAACGAGGTCTTGGTACTGGACGTTCGGGCAACATGCCTGGTGGGCTCATGGCCAACTTGTGGGGTTCCGTCAACTGGGGATATGTCAATATACTTGGACGCGAGGAGGACCTTAGTACTCGTGATCGCAGCCAGTCCGGACCCCCAAGCCCTATTAACCCCTCTCCAGTTGAATGGCCAAACAATGAGAAGGCCGATGTAGCACCCAAACCCACCGTTCCAGCTGGTGCTGCACATCGCAAGTCAGCCAGCATGGGCGGACCTGTTCCAGCCATTGTCAAGACGACACCCGATGAAGAGGATTTCCCCGCCGACTACCCTCTTGCTCTACGGATGCAAGATGCACAATTCCGTATATTGTTTCCTACAGTACCACGAGCTGAGAAGGTGGTGCTGGTGTTCCGCGCTGTGTGGAATCCTACAGAGCAGCAAGAATTCCCAGGTCGTGTCTACGTCACAACCAAGGATGTCTACTTTTATAGTAATCACTTGGGCCTCGTCCTTGTCACGGGGATCAGCATGGCTTCTATCGATGAGGTTACTGCGGCGCCCGGCAAAGACTGCGACTTCCTGTTTCTCCATTTCAAGACTGGATCTAGAGATGACGGTGCAACCAGAATTACTGTCAAGACCTTCCTCGAGCCTTTGAAGCTGCTTTTGCGTCGCATGAATTACCTAGTGCGTAATACATCCACCGCACAAACTCTTGAGGAAACAATCAACAGGTTAATCAGATTCGAGGCGGATGATGGCCACCACTCCGCTGGTGAAGATGGCTGGGAGGAGGTGTCACCAGACACGCCCATGGACCCAGGATATGGCGGAAAGAACATGAAGACCAGTCTGCGCATCGATGGTAATTTGTTCGGGCCGTCAGGGGCCAGCGCCGCGAAGAACGCGGCCAAGTTCAAGTTGCCGTCTCAACCTGTAGTCTTCGCCCCCGCTGGGATGACAGAAGTTGCGGTAGAGAAGGACTACGAAATCAGTGCAAAAGCAATGTTTCATATACTGTTTGGAGACAAGAGTGCAGTCTTCCAACTGCTGTACCGGGAACGAAGAGCATCGCGTGTTGTCCAGGGCCCATGGATAACGAGCGAGAAGAACCTTCAGCGACGAGACTTTGAGTACGAAATCCTGCAGCCCAGTAAGAACGGTGCTGTTGTAATCAACGACTACCAAGTGATCGAAGTCATGAACGATCACCTCTGTTACGTAGTCTCTGACCGGAAGACTCCTTGGTATTTACCAGGTCATGAGCGGTTTGTGCTTCTCAGCAAAATCGTCATTACACACGTCTCCAAAGCGCGCTGTAAGCTTGCTTTGCACACCAAGGTGGACTGGAAACGCAACCCTCGATTTGCGAAGAAGTTAATTGAGCGTCAAGCTCTGCAAGACATGGAACTGGAGGCTCAAGACCTTGTTGATGTAGTCAATGACCAAGTTGCAAGGCTCGGTCATAACAGAAGTACGAACAAGGTTACTGGCATCTTTGGCCAGATCGGTGTTCAGACTCAAGCTGTGCAATTAGATGCACAGGATATCCCACCTCCAAACCGACCGCGCAAGTTTAAACTGCGGCCACAGACAACAGCCTCGTTCATCGCGCAGCTCATCGGTAACATCGTCATCAGCGTGTTGTCAACAGTCATGAGCTGGATACTGGCCATTGTCGCCGGGCTCGGAAAGGTCATCTCAGCGCATAGTCTGCTCTTTGGCCTTTTGCTAGTCAGCGGTGGAGCGAATTTCTTTTACACCTCTAGAGACAGCTGGAGCTGGTGGAATGAGCGTAACGCCGCCAACTATCTGTCGCGGCTAGGCGTAGGCCCATCGACTACAATGACGCGTTCCATATACATCCGCGACATTGAAGAGTCGTTCCTTAATACTAACACAAGCATCGGGTTATCAGTGCCTCTATCTACCACTGATAACAAATG CCACCAAACATTCACCACCCTCCTCAACGACCCATCATCGATAAATCCATCACAATCCTTCTTCAGCCCCTCCACGCAGAGCACGCGGCGCCTCCACCGCACACGACAGAACCTCGGCACTCATCGCCACGACCTGCTCGTCGCGCTCCGTGTTGTCAACCGCATCGAGAAGGAAGTCGTAGAAGCAGAGTACGAGAATTGGTTACTTGATGAGACGCACAAGTGCAGTAAAGTTGGGAAACTGCTCGAGACTGCGGCGAAAAAGGGAAAGGAGAAGCATGTGGAGGATTGGGTAAAGGGATACTGTGGGGATTGTGAGAGAAGTTTGAAAGTGGTGGAACAGGGAAGGAAGGGGCTGATGTGA